GCCATACTTCTCGCGCAGCCACGCCTCGTCGGTGAGCTGGAGCGTGCCCACGCCCTTGAGCGGGTACAGCACGCGGATGCCGCGAGCGTCGTCCACCAGCTGGTACAGGTCGCGGTCGCCGGTGACGATGTCGACCGGGCCCTTCGCCCGCGCGGTGAACGTGCCGATCACATCGTCCGCCTCGTAGCCCGCGACGCCCACGCGCGCGATGCCGAGCGCGTCCAGGACGGCCTCGATGACCGGCACCTGCGGTGACAGCGTGTCCGGCACCTCCTCCTCGTCCGGCCCGACCTCATGCTCCTCGGCGACCCGGTGGGCCTTGTAGGAGGGGATCAGATCGACCCGCCACTGGGGACGCCAGTCGGCGTCCATGCAGGCCACCAGCTCATCGGGGCGGTGGTCCTTGACCAGGCGGTCGATGAACTCCAGCAGCCCGCGCACGGCGTTCACCGGCGTGCCGTCCGGGGCCTTCACGGACTCCGGTACACCGAAGTAGGCGCGGAAGTAGAGCGAGGCGGTGTCGAGAAGCATGAGTCGTCCGGTCACGCCTCGCATCATGCCGTACGGCACCGACAGTCACCCGCCGACGCGGGTCACCAGCCAGCGCCAGCGCGGTTGTTCGGTGACGAGGGTCGCCGCGGCCAGCACCGACACGACGACCGCCGCCCACACCGGCCAGGCCCACCACGCCGCGACCACCGCCACGACGAGCTGGAGCAGCACCAGCAGGATCGTCACCGCGCCGGGCACCGGGACGATCACCTGCGCCTTGTCGCCCGGTGTGGAGAACACGGTCGGCAGACCGATGAGGACCACCACCGCGAGGACGGCGAGCACCCAGGAGTACGCGGCCAGGGCCCAGGGCGCGGCGACCCATGCCACCAGCTCCGTCGCGAAGCGCAGTACCGACGCGCGTCTGTCGTCCGGTCGTTCCACAGCCGTCCCCCTCAGCAGCGATGTGAAGCGTCGGCGGTGATCCTACGGACTCGTTGTGAACTGAACCACTTTCCGGTTTGTCCTGGTCGGCCAGGGGCAGGCGCCGCCACTGACCCCCGCCCCCGACGCAAGAGGTACGCGTGTCAGCCAGGCTAGAGGCCGAACATCTCTACAAGGTGTTCGGCAGACGACCGAGTGAGGCAGTCGAGAGACTGCGCGATGGAGCCGACCGGGAGGAGCTGCGCACCGACGGGACGACCGCCGCCGTCATCGACGCCTCCTTCACCGTGGACCCCGGCCAGATCTTCGTCGTCATGGGCCT
This DNA window, taken from Streptomyces sp. NBC_00663, encodes the following:
- a CDS encoding 5'-3' exonuclease; the protein is MRGVTGRLMLLDTASLYFRAYFGVPESVKAPDGTPVNAVRGLLEFIDRLVKDHRPDELVACMDADWRPQWRVDLIPSYKAHRVAEEHEVGPDEEEVPDTLSPQVPVIEAVLDALGIARVGVAGYEADDVIGTFTARAKGPVDIVTGDRDLYQLVDDARGIRVLYPLKGVGTLQLTDEAWLREKYGVDGRGYADLALLRGDPSDGLPGVPGIGEKTAAKLLAEFGDLAGIMAAVDDPKAKLTPSQRKRLDESRPYVAVAPKVVHVADDVPLPDVDPTLPRGPRDPAAMEELGARWGLGGSLQRLLTTLAP